The Raphanus sativus cultivar WK10039 chromosome 2, ASM80110v3, whole genome shotgun sequence DNA segment AACATAATCTGATAACGCTTTCACTCCTGAAGGGAACGTTGATACTTTGGCAGCCAAGTTTCCCTGTCAAATACATCAAGAAACACATATcagttttgttattaaaaaacaaacagaaacattcttctttttgtgtgttcttTAACCTGAGCATCTCTCTTAAGTTCACCCCAACAATCATCTATAAACACAGAGACAAAAAAGTAGACAATAAGGAAACAGAGAGacgaggaaaaaaaaacagagtaagaaACACTAAAAAATGGTCTTCTTAGTTTTACCTATGTTGATATACTTGTAACCTCTTGCTGAGAGACCACTTGAAACCATTGCATCAGCTGCagagaaattattttaaataacctACCAATCTTGTATCAGATTTATCGTTAAATAATAGAAAGAGTAGTCACCGGTTTGTTTAATGAGAGTTTCATTGATGTTACACTGGAAATGATTCCAGCTATTCCATCTGAAGATAAGAAAGTAAAATCATAAGAGGTAAGTAACTTGCGAGtcaagaaaatgaaaaacaaatgaAGAGGATCAAACCCCATTTGAGGAGAGAGCGCAAGTCCATTGTTCATCAGCACTCGACTCTGAAACCCATCAACGAGCTGAGTCAGAGTCAGAGTCAGACTCAGAGTGAGAGTAATGATCCGTAAGAAGAGACCAAGAAGAACCATTGATGCTTGATCAAAGTTTCTTTGCTTGTTTCCTTCAATGGTTATAATAACAAGACAGACtttgagaaagaaagagatctCTCtctaaatattatatgtatacaGGACACACACAGACACTGTGACTGTCCTAGTTGCCTGCATAGCAATTAGCAAGTGGGTCGTTTACGTTTACCACTTTTAATTTTAGCTTTTTATTATTCGTTAATCATCGGCTACGGAGTACATATTTTGTCAGCGGCAAATCCACTTTAGGTTGTGACCTGATTAATGCCATTTAGATCCAAAACACAGAAACATAATCCTTCACGCGTTTCAATAAAAATGGTTAGTTTTTTCCAATGTCATGATCGCATTGGACTCTAGTAGACACAATCGAATAATTTTGTACCAAatacattattatatttaatatagttacataTTATGCAATCACACATGCTGATATAATATACCTATATTACAAATTTGTCAAAGTTGAACCACTAGGAATTGATGTGTGATGTTGCACTTGTGAGGCCAAACTTTGGTTCCACATGTCATTGTCAGTGACCATTGTTTTAGTGGTATATTAAAAAGTGGGTGTGCTTTCTCAGTATGATATTTGATACTATTATCATGCTTTGCAAAacgataaatatatatttatgtaacaGAATGTGACATATATACAAATtctttacatatttttttagacTTCAACTACTGTAAATACATCTCACAACCTGTTCATATTTAGGTTAAAAGTTGCCGAACCAAATAGATAGTAATCTTGGTACTCTTttgatctatatatatattgaaatcaCTAAACATGATTTAGTTTAATAAGAGCACATCTATATATCAACATATATAAAGCCACTGAGGGTCCAGAATCCTTCAAGTGGACCAACACACTTAATTTGACTTGTGTCTTACgccaaaaaaaaagcaaagagtTCATCACTATACAGATACATATTTCGTTTCAAAATTTAAGAATAACGTGGTAACACTTTATTGATACGAACAGTTATTGTTTTTAACAGAACAATTGGATATTACATCATGCAACAGGTTTGAGAATATACAACTTGCAAGCATGAGAATCAACTGTTGCCGTCAACTTCCCTACAAACTTTTGCTTCAATGTCTTGTGCTGTTCTCATATCACAACAAAAACGTATTcatcagaaaacaaaaacacttgatttttttttttattaaatggtGTTTGGTTTATGTATGTGTATTACCTCCCATAGATCTCTGGCTTCAACAATGCTATTTGCAGGGATTTCAATATCATCCCAAAAAGCAGCAATGTCAGATCGTTTTGGTCCACGGTTCAACAGTAGCAAAGCTACTCTGTAACCTGACAATGGTCCTGCCCAAACTTGGATATCACCTTCCATTCTAGCTTTCTTGGCCTGAACACCATGTGGATCTacaataaacattttatttgtcTGTCATATATATACTCAAATATCATAACGATGGCTGAAACAGTAATTTAAGTATACCTTGATTAATAGCAATGACCTCCTTGTTTGCCACAATCTCCATAGTCTCTTTGTTCATGTTTCTTATGTCACAGCCAAGTAGAAGAGGAGCCTTTGAGATCGCCCATATGCTGAAATGGACTATGTACTCGTCTTTAGTCATCCCTCCATTACCCACTTCAAGCATATCCGGATCTACAACCAACAACACTCTATCATAACCCATCCACAAAATTTGCAAAAACGCATAAGCTGATATCATTACACTACCGTTCCAGCCACCAGGCCTTGCATGCTCAGCATAGATTTCGTTCATGTCTGCAATTGATATCATACTGTAcaaggacaaaaaaaaacatcaggAGTTTTCAGCGGTTTTATTCATGAAACATCTCACcatctgttatttttttttcttttattcttctCTACCTAGACCAGTTATCACTGATGTCATTAGTAGTTCTCCAACTGTTGCCTATTGGAGCTCCCCATAGAGCTGGATGCATGTCCCCCCTGAGAAGAAAACCAATTCAAAAGTCTTTAAATCTTCCACGGATACATGGAATCATCAACACAATGAAAGGGGACATGATTTGATACCATTCGCACAAGGAGTGAAAGATGGGGCGGCCAGATTTCATCAGAGCGCGTGTCATAACTGGATACCTGACCGTTGGTCTCGAGCCATCGTGGTTGCAGTTGTCATACTTCAAGTAATCTATTCCCTGAAGTTCAAACCAAGGCATTGTTACTACTTACTGTCTCATATTTTTTCACTTCACGAAGAAAATGTCAGAAAACACACAAAAGTACCCATTCTGCAAATGTCTTGGCATCTTTCTCCTCATAGCCTAGAGAGCCAGGCATGGTTTTGCTGCATGTCAAATACctgtaaaaccaaaaaaaataatgatgagGCCAATGCGTATGATAGCGAAGTAAAAGCGAGAATAGTGGTACCCTGCATCAGAGTAAATCCCGAGCTTAAGACCCTTGCTGTGTACATAATCCGCAAGCGCTTTAATACCAGAAGGGAACGTTGACTTCTTGGGCACCAGTTTCCCCTGGAACCACAGAGttgaagaaagataaaaaaaaatctagcgAATTTCAGTAACAAGAGAGGACAAATTACCTTTTTGTCACGAGCAAGTTCAGCCCAGCAATCATCTGAGGAACAAAGCAAACATTAATCGAACAACGTGAGAGTTATTATACAATGAATGTATATAGAGAGTCATTACCGATGTTAACATAGTTGTAACCGAGCTTAGAGAGGCCAGTGGTAACCAAAGCATCAGCTGTTACAGAAATATGATTAACGATTTGGTTAGAAGACAGAGAATActacatataaaaaataaaaattgaaaaagctAACCAGTTTCTTTGATGACTTTTTCGTTAATGTTACAGTTGAAATGGTTCCAGCTGTTCCACCTGCAAATCATTATAACCGAACTTCATTCAGACATCATCAAGAGAACACAAAAGAGACATGTCTCACAGAGAGCGCGAGAGAGGCACATACCCCATGGGAGGAGTGACGCCGAGGCCATTAGCTAGCAAATGTCTTCTTAAGATCTCCGAGTCGTCACGGGCTCGTTGGACTGTTCTAGAAGAGTCAACCATCGTCATCAACATTGACGACATCATAACCACCATCATAAGTAGCgtcatcttcaccatctcacttctctctcttcttctcatctTTGCAAAATCTATCTAGTGGACAAGGACATAGTGAGAAGACTGTCCACAAACATGGTTTTATAGTAGAAGCTCAAGAGTGTTCTACAACTTCTGATTATTCCCTTTTTGCCCCTCGAACTCTATATAGTATATCTAGACAAGACTTGATTGATTTACACCagtttttaaattacttttccAAATAAATCTAACGTCCACGAAAACACCAAAGGGTCTTTATTACTTCTTATCTTATTAGGAAATTTTTGATAAGAAATTTCAAAAGTTCAAAAggttgacccaaaaaaaaagaagaaatttcaAAAGTTATGTTAGAAAATCCATTTAttaccaaaataataaaaatttcatgaAGCTCAGGCTTCTTTTTCTTGGACTTGTAGCTGATGAGAACACTGACTTTTAGTGGAAGCAAAGTCGAAATTTGACACACATGTTTCTGTTTTCTTCTAATAATACTCgtctttttgttgtttgttgtttgttgtttgttgtttgttgtttatATGTATATTCAAATGCTTCTCAGCGACAGCTGATTGGAAACTATACCGACCACCAgtttaaaattgattaataCTTTCAAACTATTACATAATGTTTTTCGTTGGTATATCTAAATCGCATTTTCTATTCTCCCTGTAAAGTTTTAATATCATTAAAGGGTTTTCAGTCTGATTGATTCATCAGTCTGTGAGGGAAAAAAGCCAAGTAATTAGTTTGTCTTCATGTTTTGAGTTCCATTCTACATTATCTTCTTTGTTGTTATTATTTACGTAAGCCAAGTCATGGCCAAATAAGAGAATCAAATATCCTAAGACAATATAATTTTTCTCTTGGAGATTTGGAGTTAATAAATTAGATTATCTCTAGACTATATATTAGTATCCCATTGTGTATGATTACTTAGTTTCAAATTCGATAGGAGTGTGTATATATGAGTTCTCAATGAACAAACAATCAGACTATTTTGGTAATCAGTTTGATTATAGTAAAAAGATTTACGACTGGTGAAACATTTATTAGAAAAATGTATTATACTAGTAGACTAGGTTTTGTGGTAGTCAGGATTTGTACCAATACCATCAATGTATCACTATTCCAGTTCAAGGGCGTGATTATGCTGTGCATATGCCTTCAAGATATTTCACAGATACTTTGAACATCATCTCTACCTTTTATGTATTTTCACATTTTTGCTTAGTTTGGTAAAGAGAACATATTACAATTCCCCAAAAAACCGAAACCTGATTCACAAGAAAACGCCTCACAAAAAGAAGAGAATCCACTGTAGCTTCATGAATGAACTCTCCGACCCACCTTCCTTCacatttctctctttctctctttactATAAAACAGCTCTCTCATTTCTCTACCATGTCGTATTCGTTCAAGCAAGCATCACAAACATCCaacagagaaaagaagaagaagaagaaaatgtcGGATTGGGGACCGGTGCTAGTGACGGTGATACTCTTCGTGATGCTCACGCCAGGACTTCTGTTTCAGTTGCCTGGACGACAAAGATACGTTGAGTTTGGTAATTTTCAGACAAGTGCTGTCTCCGTTATCGTGCATTCCCTTCTCTACTTCTCCCTTGTCTGCGTCTTCCTCCTCGCTCTCAAAATTCACATCTACATCGCCTAATTAATTGTTGTAACCCctttattatatgttttgttttcaaaatttttaccGAAAAGTTGTAACCCACCCTTTAATTTATTGTGTGTTTCCATTTGAATTTTCCATGTTttctttacaaatttttta contains these protein-coding regions:
- the LOC108828891 gene encoding alpha-galactosidase 1 encodes the protein MRRRERSEMVKMTLLMMVVMMSSMLMTMVDSSRTVQRARDDSEILRRHLLANGLGVTPPMGWNSWNHFNCNINEKVIKETADALVTTGLSKLGYNYVNIDDCWAELARDKKGKLVPKKSTFPSGIKALADYVHSKGLKLGIYSDAGYLTCSKTMPGSLGYEEKDAKTFAEWGIDYLKYDNCNHDGSRPTVRYPVMTRALMKSGRPIFHSLCEWGDMHPALWGAPIGNSWRTTNDISDNWSSMISIADMNEIYAEHARPGGWNDPDMLEVGNGGMTKDEYIVHFSIWAISKAPLLLGCDIRNMNKETMEIVANKEVIAINQDPHGVQAKKARMEGDIQVWAGPLSGYRVALLLLNRGPKRSDIAAFWDDIEIPANSIVEARDLWEHKTLKQKFVGKLTATVDSHACKLYILKPVA
- the LOC108841273 gene encoding uncharacterized protein LOC108841273; its protein translation is MNSPTHLPSHFSLSLFTIKQLSHFSTMSYSFKQASQTSNREKKKKKKMSDWGPVLVTVILFVMLTPGLLFQLPGRQRYVEFGNFQTSAVSVIVHSLLYFSLVCVFLLALKIHIYIA